One part of the Nostoc sp. PCC 7120 = FACHB-418 genome encodes these proteins:
- the scyC gene encoding scytonemin biosynthesis cyclase/decarboxylase ScyC (ScyC, an enzyme in the biosynthesis pathway for the cyanobacterial natural sunscreen scytonemin, performs a cyclization and decarboxylation on the compound ScyA produces.), whose protein sequence is METNTFATSAYIATSPETAFEYLCSLKNLDDWTLFSRMQEKIDEDTWLGTAPGYQRNLYYHVKKLENPLFYGIEWHCGFEYNKYFQVYPVLLFPPNYIEPGTDEEGVYFHWLSFVDPGRQTPMIMQGIHTVHTSECRSLKANLERKLGRTTAAKGRYFIDTDTIYVDAPVELGVEYLKEVKNINEWAHLVRPIGEVGGQSGEFLDEYDQKVKISARVHSLSKYYLLEQEYFYPEHDFYQRSVALMIPAAYSFADPDASGFILHRITFWKDGEQFAHGKLQIEDFGAESMNIKRFLEAKAGNLKSFDRGMSYVPVHKTQQQELSLVRGVGV, encoded by the coding sequence GTGGAAACAAATACATTTGCAACGTCAGCTTATATTGCCACATCACCGGAAACAGCATTCGAGTATCTTTGCAGTTTAAAAAACTTAGATGACTGGACATTGTTCAGTCGGATGCAAGAGAAAATTGACGAAGATACTTGGCTAGGAACCGCACCTGGTTATCAAAGGAATTTATATTATCACGTTAAAAAACTTGAAAATCCGCTATTCTATGGCATTGAATGGCACTGCGGATTTGAGTACAATAAATACTTCCAAGTTTACCCCGTGTTACTATTTCCGCCAAACTATATAGAGCCGGGAACAGACGAAGAAGGCGTATATTTCCATTGGTTGAGCTTTGTTGATCCTGGGCGACAAACGCCAATGATTATGCAAGGTATTCATACAGTACATACTTCCGAGTGTCGCTCTCTTAAAGCTAATCTAGAACGGAAACTTGGTCGGACTACAGCAGCAAAAGGACGCTACTTTATTGATACCGATACTATCTATGTTGATGCTCCAGTTGAACTTGGAGTTGAGTATTTAAAAGAAGTTAAAAATATCAACGAGTGGGCGCATTTAGTCAGACCAATAGGTGAAGTTGGCGGTCAGTCTGGTGAATTTTTGGACGAATATGACCAGAAAGTCAAAATTTCAGCACGGGTTCATAGTCTGAGCAAATATTACTTACTGGAACAAGAATATTTTTATCCAGAACATGACTTTTACCAACGTTCTGTAGCCCTGATGATTCCCGCAGCTTATTCATTTGCAGACCCTGATGCTTCTGGTTTCATCCTCCATCGCATTACCTTCTGGAAAGATGGTGAACAATTCGCTCACGGCAAACTCCAGATAGAAGACTTCGGCGCTGAGAGCATGAATATCAAACGCTTCTTAGAAGCCAAAGCAGGTAATCTCAAATCCTTCGACAGAGGTATGAGTTATGTACCAGTACATAAAACTCAACAGCAAGAATTGTCGTTAGTTAGGGGTGTAGGGGTATAG
- a CDS encoding ScyD/ScyE family protein: MDYKLIITLFTFCVAAFSGMKAAEAASFSVVADGLNNARGLSFGLDGALYVTEAGTGGNGACIPSVTGQGGSLCYGTSSTVLKIENGVTSPVLTGLPSIALADGTGAGGARDIQFDTTGKPYILMGYGANPTFRNNLGNIDLGKIIAPDFQTNSWTSIADLANYELVNNPDGGDINSNPLGFFIDGNNLIAVDAGANNLLSVQTNGTNLQTLSVFPQEILTNPVFPPSGTPSTEPGQVPTPTAPPPPQLPIQVVPSSVVRGPDGAYYVSQFTGFPFPEGGAKIYRVGTDGETTIYADGFTQLTDLEFDSAGNLYALQYANQSAWKGNFDGSLIKIAADGTRTTILSGNGLESPNALAIAPNGEIYITNRSDRPGLGQIIRVENSQAVPEPNSAFSVFLLGAFGVAWLRKSTSRVCLNQKP; encoded by the coding sequence GTGGATTATAAACTGATTATTACTTTATTTACTTTTTGTGTTGCCGCTTTTTCAGGAATGAAAGCTGCCGAAGCTGCATCTTTTTCTGTAGTGGCCGATGGTCTGAATAATGCCAGAGGTTTAAGCTTCGGCCTTGATGGTGCGTTATATGTGACCGAAGCCGGAACCGGAGGCAATGGAGCTTGTATTCCCTCTGTTACTGGTCAAGGTGGTTCTTTGTGCTACGGCACAAGTAGTACAGTCCTGAAAATTGAGAATGGTGTGACATCACCTGTACTCACTGGGTTACCTTCCATCGCCCTAGCTGATGGTACTGGTGCTGGGGGAGCGCGAGACATCCAATTTGATACGACAGGTAAGCCTTATATTTTGATGGGATATGGGGCTAATCCTACCTTTCGTAACAATCTTGGCAACATTGACTTAGGGAAAATCATTGCTCCCGACTTTCAAACCAACTCATGGACGAGTATTGCCGATTTAGCTAACTACGAGCTTGTCAATAACCCTGATGGTGGCGATATCAATAGTAATCCCTTGGGCTTTTTTATTGATGGTAATAACCTTATAGCCGTCGATGCAGGTGCAAACAACTTGCTGAGTGTGCAAACCAATGGCACTAACTTGCAAACACTGTCCGTCTTCCCCCAAGAGATATTAACCAATCCAGTTTTCCCACCCTCCGGTACTCCATCCACCGAACCAGGACAAGTACCAACTCCCACCGCACCACCACCACCACAATTACCTATTCAAGTAGTCCCTTCCAGTGTTGTTAGAGGCCCTGATGGTGCTTACTACGTTAGTCAATTTACTGGTTTTCCCTTCCCTGAAGGTGGAGCCAAAATCTATCGAGTTGGTACTGATGGGGAAACAACAATCTATGCAGATGGGTTTACGCAGTTAACAGACCTGGAATTTGATAGTGCTGGTAATTTGTATGCCTTGCAGTATGCCAATCAGTCAGCTTGGAAAGGCAACTTCGATGGTTCATTAATCAAAATTGCTGCCGATGGTACTCGTACCACCATCCTCAGTGGTAATGGACTGGAGTCACCCAATGCTTTAGCGATCGCCCCTAATGGAGAAATTTATATCACAAATCGGAGCGATCGCCCAGGGCTAGGACAAATCATCAGAGTTGAAAATTCCCAAGCTGTTCCTGAACCTAATTCTGCTTTTAGTGTGTTCCTACTCGGCGCTTTTGGCGTTGCTTGGTTACGAAAGTCAACAAGCAGAGTTTGTCTCAACCAAAAGCCTTGA
- a CDS encoding response regulator transcription factor, which produces MQESLNTILVIEDDTVTRNLYLKGLKIEGFNVIGAENGVVGVQKAQEHLPDIIICDIMMPQMDGYSVLTILRQDSLTAGIPFIFLTASDMRGDLRKGMELGADDYITKPSTLDELLKAIATRLRKQASVKNWCNNLLQKTAKPASTASAVQKTPPDSQSIFPAVPQLKEVFDFIEAYFHQGITLCDVAAAVGYSPAYLTNRVAKQTGDTINNWIVKRRMAEARRLLQNSDETVEQISRLLGYQHVCHFSRQFRQHHGLPPHAWRLCSKNKEELVKV; this is translated from the coding sequence ATGCAGGAATCATTAAATACAATTCTGGTCATTGAAGATGATACAGTTACCCGCAATCTCTACTTAAAGGGACTGAAAATTGAAGGGTTTAATGTCATAGGTGCTGAAAATGGTGTGGTGGGTGTTCAAAAGGCACAAGAACATCTGCCAGATATAATTATTTGCGATATTATGATGCCTCAGATGGATGGTTATAGTGTTCTCACCATCCTACGCCAAGACTCTTTAACAGCAGGTATTCCCTTCATTTTTCTGACTGCTAGCGATATGAGGGGAGATCTTCGTAAGGGTATGGAGTTGGGTGCTGATGATTATATTACCAAACCATCTACCCTAGACGAATTACTCAAAGCGATCGCCACCCGTTTACGCAAGCAAGCATCTGTGAAAAACTGGTGTAATAATCTCCTCCAGAAAACTGCAAAACCAGCCTCTACAGCTAGTGCTGTACAAAAAACTCCTCCTGATTCTCAATCCATTTTTCCGGCTGTTCCTCAGTTAAAAGAGGTTTTCGACTTTATTGAAGCTTATTTTCACCAAGGGATTACTCTCTGTGACGTAGCGGCTGCGGTGGGTTATTCCCCTGCTTATTTGACTAATCGCGTAGCCAAGCAGACAGGAGATACTATCAATAACTGGATTGTCAAACGTCGGATGGCGGAAGCTCGTCGTTTACTTCAAAATAGCGATGAGACTGTAGAGCAAATTTCTAGATTATTGGGATATCAACACGTTTGTCATTTCTCCCGTCAATTTCGTCAACATCACGGGTTACCTCCCCATGCTTGGCGATTATGTTCTAAAAATAAGGAAGAATTAGTAAAAGTTTAA
- a CDS encoding scytonemin biosynthesis sensor histidine kinase, which produces MNIQSELEFKFAHYLINNAVEASFCLGDNWQFLYVNDATCRMTEYSREQLLSMNLQDIDVDFALHDWEEIRQKNNYTFKTRYRSQSGRIFLVEMSLTFLEDQERRFSCVFVREKSNEIVELSVQKWINELRDANNKLQQEVSELKKKEVNLESSLSLLSSTLESTAIGIVAINFEGDILNYNQKFAEMWKLPQQLILSKKCPRCKAFFEGQMKDPETFNRLIWAVSSTSNIESYDVLELKDGRVFAHYSQPQWLGQKIIGRVWSIWDITESKQTEEALRLNEARFRALAETSDASTFLVQDTQFCYVNPAVEVLTGYTRTELLNGFDIRRLIKYRKGRQIRNSATATNFEYQEISILTKNGAERWLSCAVTILDSTIDFQGKSVEMITAIDITDYKQAESELTQALEQAKHLGELRASFLSMVCHQFRNPLNIVSFSNSLLKRYLNAQTEETIQPLLDQVQLSIQQLNQMLDDMLLFAKTEAAKLKFEPSRFEIVEFCNDVISQMQMAHFPNYINFISQTEYLTVWMDKNILDSILKNLIDNAIKYSPLGSMVELRLLGNNEKIIFQVKDDGIGISTLDQKRLFEPFYRGKNVDNIPGTGLGLSIVKTLVDLHGGQVAVESKVGVGTTFTVVLPHKI; this is translated from the coding sequence ATGAATATACAGTCAGAATTGGAGTTTAAATTTGCCCATTACCTGATCAACAATGCCGTAGAAGCATCCTTTTGTTTGGGAGACAACTGGCAATTTCTCTACGTCAATGATGCAACTTGTCGTATGACTGAGTATTCTCGTGAACAGTTGTTATCGATGAATTTGCAAGATATAGATGTAGATTTTGCGTTACATGATTGGGAGGAAATCAGACAAAAGAATAACTACACATTTAAAACTAGATATCGTTCTCAGAGTGGAAGAATATTTTTAGTAGAAATGTCTTTAACATTTTTAGAAGACCAAGAGAGGCGATTTAGCTGTGTTTTTGTGCGAGAGAAAAGTAATGAGATCGTAGAATTAAGTGTACAAAAGTGGATTAATGAATTAAGAGATGCCAATAATAAATTGCAGCAAGAAGTTTCTGAACTCAAGAAAAAGGAGGTTAATCTAGAAAGTTCCCTATCTTTACTTAGCTCAACTCTCGAATCTACTGCTATCGGCATTGTGGCGATTAATTTTGAAGGCGATATTCTCAATTATAATCAAAAGTTTGCTGAGATGTGGAAGCTCCCACAGCAACTAATATTGTCTAAAAAATGCCCTCGCTGTAAAGCTTTTTTTGAGGGTCAAATGAAAGACCCTGAAACATTTAATAGACTAATTTGGGCAGTTTCTAGTACATCCAATATTGAGAGTTATGATGTTTTGGAATTGAAAGATGGTAGGGTTTTTGCTCACTATTCGCAACCGCAGTGGCTGGGACAAAAAATAATTGGTAGAGTCTGGAGTATTTGGGACATTACTGAATCTAAGCAAACAGAGGAAGCATTAAGACTAAATGAGGCTAGGTTTCGAGCTTTAGCGGAGACTAGCGACGCTAGCACTTTTCTGGTTCAAGATACACAGTTTTGTTATGTTAATCCTGCTGTAGAGGTGCTTACAGGCTACACGAGAACCGAACTGCTCAATGGGTTCGATATTCGGCGGCTGATCAAATATCGAAAAGGTAGACAGATACGTAATTCGGCTACAGCTACTAACTTTGAATATCAAGAAATCAGTATTTTAACCAAAAACGGTGCAGAGCGTTGGTTATCTTGTGCAGTCACAATACTTGATAGCACGATAGATTTTCAAGGTAAATCTGTAGAAATGATTACGGCTATTGATATTACCGATTATAAACAGGCAGAATCAGAGCTTACCCAGGCTTTAGAACAGGCAAAACATCTCGGTGAATTAAGAGCAAGTTTCCTTTCTATGGTGTGTCATCAATTCCGTAATCCGTTAAATATTGTCTCTTTTTCCAATAGCTTGCTTAAGCGATATCTTAATGCACAGACAGAAGAGACTATACAACCATTACTCGATCAAGTGCAATTATCTATTCAACAACTTAACCAGATGTTGGACGATATGTTGCTCTTTGCTAAAACAGAAGCAGCCAAACTTAAATTTGAGCCTAGTCGATTTGAAATAGTGGAGTTTTGCAACGATGTGATTTCACAAATGCAGATGGCACACTTTCCTAATTATATTAATTTTATTAGCCAGACTGAATATCTAACAGTTTGGATGGATAAAAATATATTAGATTCGATTCTCAAGAATTTGATTGATAATGCAATTAAGTATTCTCCCTTAGGGAGTATGGTAGAACTGAGGCTTTTAGGTAACAATGAAAAGATAATTTTTCAGGTCAAAGATGATGGAATTGGGATTTCAACATTAGACCAGAAACGACTTTTTGAACCGTTTTACCGAGGCAAGAATGTTGATAATATTCCTGGGACTGGACTGGGGTTGTCGATTGTGAAAACCCTGGTAGATTTACATGGTGGTCAGGTTGCAGTAGAAAGTAAAGTTGGCGTAGGTACGACATTTACTGTAGTGCTGCCACACAAGATATAG
- the scyA gene encoding scytonemin biosynthesis protein ScyA (ScyA, a thiamin diphosphate-dependent enzyme, performs an acyloin condensation during scytonemin biosythesis. It joins a molecule of indole-3-pyruvate to one of para-hydroxyphenylpyruvic acid.) — MSQKYTDSDSQIMTGELYQELPTNGSQYVESLSHDSRELNDIEIQPFFPNQAHPSLSVADAIVLMLTKLGVSSAFGVAGGAMASLWNALSNSTVQVLNFRHEAGAAFAAIEAHFASNHPTVVFTTAGPGMTNALTGLFAARGEGAKVILLSACTSAPQRGRWAIQETSTYTLPSGGMFTPGALFNYAITVESAAQLPQVFRKLALGLAQPGGFVAHLSIPTGVQTSLVEDISWPQLNVAAYRVTAHKEKIAKSAKLLFSEPFAIWVGFGARDAAEEIRLLAEKTGAAVICSPRGKGIFPEDHPLFVGVTGLGGDASVITYMEEQPPSRILVLGTRLGEPTSFWSPTMVPVKGFVHVDIDPEVPGVAYPHANTLSIQSDIKTYLQELGQHLPDTPCSSIVSLPRPQIEAITTGVGESVRPEVLMAAIQKIIVEGSDAIVLAECGNSFTWSTHYLRFTEPNRYRVSTGVGAMGHAATGVVGAAQARKGTAVAIVGDGAMLMNNEINTAVKYKIPAIWIVLNDARYNMCYQGMKILGLKGADAEIPPTNFVMVARGMGADGIVVQRESDLEDALKEAIASQAPFVVDVIIDGDRPAPSGARNKSLAAQGVKSNGNGKSTATKHVSFPLV; from the coding sequence ATGAGTCAAAAATATACTGATTCCGACTCCCAGATTATGACTGGTGAGCTTTACCAAGAATTACCTACCAACGGCAGCCAATATGTAGAATCTTTGTCTCACGATTCCCGTGAGTTGAACGATATAGAAATTCAGCCGTTTTTCCCTAACCAGGCACACCCCTCACTGTCAGTGGCAGATGCCATTGTTCTGATGCTGACTAAGTTGGGAGTATCTAGTGCCTTTGGTGTGGCTGGGGGAGCTATGGCCAGCCTGTGGAATGCCCTATCAAACAGTACCGTGCAAGTCCTAAACTTTCGCCACGAAGCGGGAGCAGCCTTTGCCGCGATTGAAGCCCATTTTGCTAGTAATCACCCTACTGTAGTATTTACTACAGCCGGGCCAGGGATGACCAACGCTCTCACAGGCTTATTTGCTGCCCGTGGTGAAGGTGCGAAGGTGATTTTGTTATCAGCTTGTACCTCAGCACCGCAACGTGGACGCTGGGCAATTCAAGAAACTAGCACTTACACCTTACCCAGTGGGGGAATGTTCACCCCTGGGGCATTATTCAACTACGCCATCACCGTAGAATCAGCAGCCCAATTGCCGCAGGTTTTCCGTAAGTTAGCTTTGGGTTTAGCTCAACCAGGTGGTTTTGTTGCTCACTTGAGTATTCCTACAGGTGTACAAACTAGTCTTGTTGAGGATATATCTTGGCCTCAGCTAAATGTAGCTGCTTACCGGGTGACTGCTCACAAAGAAAAGATTGCCAAATCTGCAAAGTTATTATTCTCTGAACCTTTTGCCATCTGGGTTGGCTTTGGGGCGCGGGATGCTGCCGAAGAAATCCGTCTATTGGCAGAGAAAACAGGTGCAGCCGTCATCTGTTCACCTCGTGGTAAAGGGATATTTCCTGAAGATCATCCTCTGTTTGTGGGTGTCACAGGTTTGGGAGGTGATGCTTCTGTGATTACTTATATGGAAGAACAACCGCCATCCCGTATCTTGGTCTTAGGAACCCGTTTAGGTGAACCGACTTCTTTCTGGAGTCCGACAATGGTTCCAGTAAAAGGTTTCGTCCATGTAGATATTGATCCGGAAGTCCCAGGTGTAGCTTATCCCCACGCCAACACCTTATCGATTCAGTCTGACATTAAGACTTATTTACAGGAGCTTGGGCAACATCTCCCAGACACTCCTTGTTCTAGTATTGTGTCTTTACCTCGTCCTCAAATCGAAGCAATTACTACCGGAGTGGGTGAGTCAGTACGGCCAGAAGTTCTGATGGCAGCAATTCAGAAGATTATTGTTGAAGGTAGTGATGCGATAGTTTTGGCGGAGTGTGGTAACTCATTTACTTGGTCAACTCATTATCTGCGATTCACTGAACCTAATCGTTACCGAGTCAGCACTGGAGTGGGCGCAATGGGTCATGCGGCGACAGGTGTTGTGGGTGCAGCCCAAGCGCGCAAGGGTACAGCTGTGGCGATTGTTGGCGATGGGGCAATGCTGATGAATAACGAAATCAACACAGCCGTCAAGTATAAGATTCCGGCGATTTGGATTGTCCTTAACGATGCTCGATATAATATGTGCTACCAAGGCATGAAAATATTGGGCTTAAAAGGTGCAGATGCAGAGATTCCCCCAACAAACTTTGTGATGGTTGCTCGTGGGATGGGCGCAGACGGTATTGTAGTGCAGAGAGAGTCTGATTTGGAGGATGCTTTAAAAGAAGCGATCGCCTCACAAGCTCCCTTTGTTGTCGATGTAATTATTGATGGCGATCGCCCCGCCCCTTCTGGCGCACGAAATAAAAGTTTGGCAGCCCAAGGAGTGAAATCAAATGGCAATGGTAAATCAACAGCCACCAAACACGTTTCTTTTCCCTTGGTGTGA
- a CDS encoding SDR family oxidoreductase — MQLKPINQQVVSVVGAASGIGREAAIRFAQRGAKVVVSARSQSGLESLVREITDFGGEAIAVVANVEKFEQVKAIADKTVEVYGRLDTWVHVSAIGLFANFDDITPEEFKHVIDVNLMGQVYGAMAALPHLKREGRGALIHISSMEARRSLPYQSAYSSSKHGVDGFIDAMRLELIHDKWPISVTSIKPAVINTPFWNNGLTKLGVKPSGTPPYYDPRLVANAILYAAEHPTRDLLVGDVAKILDLLHRISPALTDSLLLLVGFQSQHISGEPKSEAGANNFYQPVPEHDRVDGDYSNLVIPSISDFLEQNPPLQWGAIAAGTVLALLTAQALKRN, encoded by the coding sequence ATGCAACTAAAACCAATCAATCAGCAGGTTGTTTCCGTCGTTGGGGCTGCTAGTGGGATTGGACGAGAAGCGGCTATTCGCTTTGCTCAACGTGGGGCTAAGGTTGTTGTTTCTGCCCGTAGCCAATCAGGGCTAGAGTCTTTGGTGAGAGAGATTACAGACTTTGGTGGTGAAGCAATTGCTGTAGTCGCTAACGTGGAAAAATTTGAGCAAGTTAAGGCGATCGCTGATAAAACTGTAGAGGTATATGGCAGACTTGATACTTGGGTACACGTTTCAGCTATTGGACTGTTTGCCAATTTCGATGATATTACACCAGAAGAATTTAAACACGTCATCGATGTCAACCTGATGGGGCAAGTATACGGTGCGATGGCTGCACTCCCCCATTTGAAGCGTGAGGGACGGGGTGCATTGATTCACATATCTTCAATGGAAGCTAGGCGATCTCTACCATACCAAAGTGCTTATTCCTCATCAAAACATGGGGTAGATGGGTTTATTGATGCTATGCGCCTGGAATTGATCCATGATAAATGGCCGATTAGCGTCACTAGTATTAAACCAGCCGTCATCAACACCCCTTTCTGGAATAATGGTTTAACAAAGTTAGGAGTCAAACCTTCAGGAACACCGCCATACTATGATCCCAGGTTAGTAGCTAACGCCATTCTCTATGCAGCCGAACATCCAACTCGTGATTTATTAGTTGGAGATGTAGCTAAGATACTGGATTTATTACATCGCATCTCGCCAGCGTTAACAGATTCATTGTTACTCTTGGTTGGCTTCCAATCTCAACATATTTCTGGCGAACCCAAATCTGAAGCTGGGGCAAATAACTTTTACCAACCAGTCCCAGAACACGACAGAGTAGATGGCGACTACAGCAACTTAGTCATCCCCAGCATTTCCGATTTTCTAGAACAGAATCCACCATTACAATGGGGTGCGATCGCTGCCGGTACAGTATTAGCTTTACTCACAGCCCAAGCTCTTAAGCGCAATTGA
- the scyB gene encoding tryptophan dehydrogenase ScyB encodes MQLFETVREMGHEQVLYCHGKNPDIRAIIAIHDTTLGPAMGATRLYPYINEEAALRDALRLSRGMTYKAACANIPAGGGKAVIIANPEDKTDEMLRAYGRFVESLKGRFITGQDVNITPQDVRTIKQETNYVVGVEEKSGGPAPITALGVFLGIKAAVEFRWQTKNIEGMTVAVQGLGNVGQNLCRHLHENGIKLIVADFSSEKTAEIKHLFGATVVEPDEIYSQNVDIFSPCAMGGIINSQTIPQLQAKIIAGAANNQLDNERLHGQRLVEKDILYCPDYVINAGGIINVYNEMIGYEEDKAFKQVNNIYDTLLAIFNIAQQQSITTNDASKRLADERIMKARINKNQLIAA; translated from the coding sequence ATGCAGCTATTTGAAACTGTTAGAGAAATGGGACATGAGCAAGTACTCTACTGTCATGGAAAAAATCCAGATATTAGAGCAATAATTGCCATCCATGACACCACATTAGGCCCAGCAATGGGAGCCACAAGGCTTTATCCTTATATCAATGAAGAAGCCGCCTTAAGAGATGCTTTGCGTTTGAGTCGGGGGATGACTTATAAAGCAGCTTGCGCTAACATTCCCGCAGGCGGAGGCAAAGCCGTTATTATTGCCAATCCCGAAGATAAAACAGATGAAATGTTGAGAGCTTATGGACGCTTTGTGGAAAGTCTCAAAGGTAGATTTATTACCGGGCAAGATGTGAATATCACTCCACAAGATGTCCGCACAATTAAACAAGAAACCAATTATGTAGTTGGTGTGGAAGAAAAATCTGGTGGGCCTGCTCCTATCACAGCTTTAGGCGTATTTTTAGGTATTAAAGCTGCTGTAGAATTTCGCTGGCAAACTAAAAATATTGAAGGGATGACAGTTGCCGTTCAAGGTTTAGGAAATGTTGGTCAGAATCTCTGCCGACACTTACATGAAAATGGTATAAAGCTTATAGTTGCTGATTTTAGTTCTGAAAAAACAGCAGAAATAAAACACCTTTTTGGTGCTACAGTAGTAGAGCCAGATGAAATTTACTCACAAAATGTAGACATATTTTCTCCCTGTGCTATGGGAGGAATTATTAACAGTCAAACAATTCCCCAACTACAAGCCAAAATTATTGCTGGTGCTGCCAATAACCAGTTAGATAATGAGCGTCTGCATGGTCAAAGATTAGTAGAAAAAGATATCCTCTACTGTCCTGATTATGTAATCAATGCTGGTGGTATCATCAACGTTTATAACGAAATGATTGGCTATGAAGAAGATAAGGCCTTCAAGCAAGTTAATAATATTTACGACACATTATTAGCAATTTTCAATATTGCTCAACAACAAAGCATTACTACTAATGATGCTTCAAAACGGCTTGCAGATGAAAGGATTATGAAGGCGAGAATCAATAAAAATCAACTAATTGCTGCCTAA